One Takifugu flavidus isolate HTHZ2018 chromosome 3, ASM371156v2, whole genome shotgun sequence genomic window, CCGTGGGAgcctggaggctgcagaggagaaagagcTTGTTGTGTCCGAGCGGTACCGCGCGGTAGCCGTCGTCAGGCCGCCACTGTGGCATCATGGGTAGCCGGCAGACTGGAAACGGAGTCTGGATCTAAGATCAGACATTAAATTTCATTACTTTGCAGACTTCTTCACCCCAAACCCGATAAAGAGCTTAAATCggcctttttctgctttgtctttCAGAGCCGAGATCGAAGAGGTCCAGAACCATGTGAGCGAACTCGAAACCCGACTAGAGAAGGTGAGAGGTTGGCACCCACACCTGTGGGACAGGAAGTACCCGCAGGTGCACTTCCTCTTTATGTCTTAAAACAAAGAGAGCTCCTGTGCGCCGTGGTTCCACGTGGCGCCGTCAGGCGACAATTTCAGGGTGGAATATTCCATTTGGGTTTGACCGGGTTTCTGTTCCCTCACGACTTTCTTCAGAACCTCAAAGATCTCAATAAGCGTCTTTAATAATCTGGTAAAATCGTTGTCGTCCAGCTAGTGAAACAATGCCAGGCCATGGTGGAGGCGGGCCGCGTCTACTGTCAGACCAGCAAGAGCTTCGCCACCGggctgcaggagctgggacACCACTGCTCCGGGGACGCCGTGATGGAGGTGGGTGGTCCACGCGCTCCTTCTGGTGTCACATTAGTCAATGAAGCTGTTGTAAGAAGCTCCTCTGTCCTGCAGGGGTGTTTGGAGAAGTTCTCCACAAAGCTCTCCGTCATCCTAAAGGGGCAGGGGGTGAGTGGGCCTGACCTCTTGACCTTTATCTTCATCTCCTCACCTCATTCTGATCGATTCGTCTGCCGCcctttcttttttgtgtgcGTTTCCCTCAAAGGAGCTGATGGAGACCACGCAGTCGGTGAAGACGAAGCTGCAGAGCTTCGTGAAAGAGTGAGTCTAGCGCCTGCGGGTCGCTCCGCTGCTCACTCGcgcagcaggaaaaggaaacattAGAAGCCGGtaatcctcccctccccctctcgcCCCATCTTCAGAGACGTGCGCCGGTTCAAGGAGGTGCGCAAGGAGTTTGAGCGCAGGAGCGAGTGCCTGGAGGGCGCCCAGGCCAGGAACGCCCAGGCCCCCCGGGGGAAGCAGCacgaggtggaggaggccagcAACGCTCTGCTCAACGCTCGCAGGGCGTTTCGCTCCGAGGCCCTGGACTACGTCCTGCAGGTGAGGGGGCGGCCGCCGGACCTCCAGGCTCCGGGAGGGGTCGCCGCTGTTCCGAAAGCATAACGTGTCTCCAACCGCTCTTCCTGTGGCGTTGCAGATCAACGTCATCGAAGCCAAGAAGAGGACGGACATCCTGATGGCAGTGAGTTCATTGGGACCCATGTTTATATGTTGGCGGCGCCGGGACACTCACGGGTCCTCTTCGCGCCCTGTGCCGATAACAGATGCTGTCGCTGATGGAGGCCCAGGCCCAGTTCTTCCAGCACGGCCACCAGTCGCTGTCAGAGCTGGACCTGTATCGACAGACGCTGAGCGAAGAGGTTAGATGAAGAACAGGAGGTTATTTCTGCCATCTTTCTTTGtgtggggggcggggcttaaacaGTCACAAGATGGCACGGCGCCTGGGTGGCGACAGGAAGTCGAAGCAACAACAGGAAATGTTTGACGTGGACACGTGGCTGAGtgtgtgtcatttctttcacttcccaaacaggaaaatattCCCGACCCGCCGGCCCTCGACGGTTTTACCCCCGAGTGTTAAATTGTCAACAAATTTGAAGCAGGAAATGAATTTGTCGGCGCTCGTTTCTCAATTCCAAAAAGCCAAACCACAACAAAGCACTTCCCCTCGGCGAGGGAAGTTTAGACAGCGAGAGGCCGAAGACTATGAGTCCGCGAGTCCTGTTTGGCACAGGAAGCGCGTGGAGCTTCAGGTTTCCCTCATTCCTGTTCCTGATAACGAGCCCTGAACTCCAACGAGTTGGGAAAGACAAATAAAGGACAAACCGGATCAACTGTGATTAAAGGGTTTAATGGATATACTGACTCTATATAATCGTGTTTTAACAGCACACTCAGTTGGTGCTCAACTCTGCCCGGGAGAAGAGGGACATGGAGCAAAGACATGCCGCCATCAAGAAAAAGGTGACAACTTTACGAGCCCCCCCTGGGTTCAGCGCCGCCATCTGCCCCGTTTCTGTGAAGTCATTGGCTTGTTGGCATTTCCAGGACATCTCCTACGACGACACCATCATGGACTTCAACGCGGATGCAGCCAACGGCATCGCCATGGAGGGCTACCTGTATAAAAGAGCCAGCAACGCCTTTAAGACCTGGAACAGGTGCGCTGGGTCTGTGGCGCCCGGTCTCTCAGCGGGTTTCCAAACGCTCTCTCATCCACGTGTTTTACTTTTCCAGGCGCTGGTTTTCCATTCAGAAAAACCAGCTGGTGTATCAGAAGAAGTTCAAGGTATGTTTTAAACGTCACGAACAAACAGGTCGAACAAGAAAGATgtgatctatttttttttttacgtgtcTTTCAGGACCAGCTCACCGTCGTGGTGGAGGACCTGCGGCTTTGCACGGTCAAGAACAGCACTGAAAATGAGCGGCGCTTCTGTTTTGAGGTGGTCTCCCCGTCAAAGTGAGTGTGCATACGTGCATTCAAGCATCCTGTTCACGAGGAAGTGggtcacactgtgtgtgtgtgtgtgtgtgtgtgtgtgtgtgtaggtgttgtTTGTTGCAGGCAGATTCCGAAAGACAGCAGCAAGCGTGGATCACCGCCGTCCAAAGCAGCATTGCATCAGCCTTTCAGGAGCACAGAGAGGACTCGCACAGCCCAGTgagtgcacgtgcgcgtgcacacacacacacctacagcagAGGAAGCTCACGTTGTTTGTGTCATCGTTAGCGTCAGCGCTGCAGCTCGGTGTCGGCCAGCTCTTTGGGGGGAGCAGCGGGTGCAGGAGGGGGGGCGGATCAGGAGAGCGAAGGCCGCAAAGCCCTGGAGGAGGTCCAGGCCATCCCGGGGAACAAGCAGTGCTGCGACTGTGGGGAGCCCGGCCCCGACTGGGCCTCCATCAACCTGGGCATCACGCTTTGTATCGTGTGCTCGGGAatacacaggtacacacacacacacacacacacacacacacacacactggagtaACTGCTTCAAAGGTTTCTTTCTCCAACAGGAGCCTGGGAGTCCATTTCTCCAAGGTACGCTCCCTCACGCTGGACTCCTGGGAGCCGGAGCTCGTCAAGGTACCGTTTAACTGTGGCGCCTCCGTTGTTTCCTTCCTTTAATGGCAGCGATTAAATAAATGACGTAAGAGattcaattaaaaaacaaaccgccgcttctgttcttcctgcagCTGATGTGCGAGCTGGGCAACGCCGTCATCAACAGGATCTACGAGGCAAGAATCGAGGAGATGACCATTAAGAAGCCCCACCCCTCCAGCCCCAGGTAACGATCGGGACGTGTAGCCACGCTAGGCTAACACGTTCAACCGCGTGCGTTTATGCTAAATCGGGCTGCGGTTGGTCCTCTTTGCCCCCCACACGATGACCTTCTTCCAAGACGTTTTGCTGTTGACTCATGTGGTCGGAAAAGATCAGAAAAGCACGCGTaacttcctcctgctgctgctccggaaGCCTCACAAGATCAGAGATGAAGAATAAAAAACAGTGAAAGATTCTTGCGCTTTTGTCGGTCAAACCGTCTTTTTTCAGtggcttcctctttttctcgCTGTTGCGCAACAGTCGGCAGGAAGTGCCACAGGTACGGAAACAGCGTTTCAACCGTGTAAGAAAAGAGGCCGTTTTGTGTCCCGTTAGCATCTTTCTGCGCCGTGAACGCCGCGCTGTCCATCTTCTGCCCCCCTCAGGGGAGAAAAGGAGTCGTGGATCCGCTCAAAGTACGTCGAGAAGAAGTTCATCCAGAAACTGCCCGAGACCGGCAGGAACGTCCTGCTGCTGAGGCGATCCAGCGCCAGGAGGAAGCGGAACACGTCGCCAGAACGGACGGTTCAGAAGCCGCCGCTGAAGCCCAAACCGACCCGGGCCACGCTGCCTCGAGTGACAGGTGGGGCACCGGTGGtggcgggaaggggggggcggtGTCACGTAGTAGCCGATACACTAACGTCTCCACTTTTCAGGGTTGAGCCTCAGTGACCTGGTCCAGAAGAACCACGCGGGCGCTCACAAAGGTGAAGACAAGCGATAAAGCGAGCCCGGTCTTAGAACGTCTCTAACgtctccaacctgctcctctcAGAGGCGGAAGAGCCAGACGAGGACCTGAGCGGCCTTCATCCCGGGGCTCTGCTCTACCGCTCGGCGGCGCTGCAGAACTTCCCCGTCATGGCCGACGCTCTGGCCCACGGAGCCGACGTCAACTGGGTCAACGCGTCCGAGGAGTCCAGCACGCCGCTGATACAGGCGGTGTCGGTGGTGAGGCCGCTTACATAGAGACTCGCAGGAgttgaggaaaacacacacacacacgcacacgcgagCGTTCACGTGCGCACGCTTTGTTCACCAGAACGCCCTGGCGGCCTGCGAATTCCTCCTCCAGAACGGCGCGCATGTCAACCAGGCGGACAGCAACGGGCGAGGGCCTCTTCACCACGCCACCATCCTGGGACACActgggtaacacacacacacacacacacacacacacacacacacactgcagcagtaAATCTGACGGTTTCCCAGAGCACAAACGCCAGGATGTAGGAATTTATTCCAACGGTCCCGAAGGCTCCAGCCAGAGTCCGAGCCCCGTTACTTTACTGGGCCCGGCACAACCGAGGCGTCCAGGCTGCTAATCTCAGCTAGCCAGATTAGCCCCAGGTTACTTTCTACACAGATTAGGAAAAATCAATTCTCTTCTGAGTTTTGGTCCTTTTTAGAGTGTCGCATAGTTTAAAGAACGGCAAAAACCGCAGAACCAGGAAGTCAGAGTTCCGCCTGGGCAGCAGGTGAAACCAGCCCGGCGCCGTGGGGCTGTCCAATCATCAGGTTTCTGCCTGTCCCCCCTTATTTGCAGGCTGGTTTGCCTCTTCCTGAAGCGCGGAGCCGACTACAACGCCAAAGACAAGAACCAGAAAGACCCCATCACCATCGCCGTGGACAACGCCAACGCCGACATCGTGACACTGTGAGTTCCGAGGTCGCGACACATAAATAAAGAACCTCTCTAAGACAAGCGTCTCCGTTTCAGGCTGCGGATCGCCAAGATGAACAAAGAGATGCGGGAGATGGACGGAGCCTTCGGCCAATCAGGTCACTCAGCTGAGCAGGGATCAGGGGGGGCGTTCGGGGGCGGGCTGGCCCACACCAGAAAGAGCCTCCAATCCATAAAGAACCATATAAGTGGATGGGCTCTGGGGGGGCAGTGAGGCCGGGGGGGTGTAGCCTCGGTTCTGGTTCTCCAGGACGTTCTTCCAAATCTATTCCGGGAATAGCGGCGTGGTTGTGCCACTAGCTCTGAGAGCTCTTAAAGCCAACAGCAGGTTCTGTTGGGTGGGTCCGTCCGGGTCGCCGAGGTTCTCCTCGAACCCGCCTTCAGGCTTCCGTCTGTATCTGATGTGCTCTGCTTTTTCGTTGTCTGTTGCCGTGCGCCCGCCGAGACGTCCGCCTGGTTTCGACAGCTTGTGCAGTGCGCCACCTGCTGCAAACCGAGAGGTAACGCGCGCGCCGCCGCCACGCGCTACGGCTCCAGGAACTTGTTTTGCTTTGTCGTCGCCGCTTTGATGTGGAGGGTTCTGATGTTTACGGTCCTCATTTCCTCCCGTTTCTGTTTGCAGGCGATGAAACCTACCAGGACATCTTCAGAGACTTTTCACACATGGCCTCAAACAACCCCGAGAAGCTCAAACGCCGCAGCGCCGACATCAGGTTCTAAcctgccgccgccaccgccgcctgCATGTGTCCAGCAGATGCCTGCGCACGTGCAGGGGGCGTCTACGTGCACATTTTTTGTCCTGGCCAGCTGCCACATGTTGGGTCATCGCTCAGCTGGTGTCGACTCCAGATGGTTGAAGAGCTCTAAACAGCGAATTCTTTGTGCGCCAGATCAGAACGACGGCGCCGAAGCGCGAGCGGCTTTACGAGAGCAGCGTGAGGCGTCTTTTATGTGTAGCTGAGGGAAACACATCCGCTCTGCCAAACGTTTTAAACcgaaaaaggttgttttttttaatgttcatcCGTTTTTTTAAACTATTCTGACAAAAAATAGTGAAGTAATCACTGCGATGCagggttttattttacattttggaCACAGTTGAGGGCTTTTTTTGTCCAAGCGTGTAAGGTACTaaagatgttttaaaaaaataaactaaaacgTAGCGCGTTTATTCCGTTTAGAGTTGTCGACAGggtgtccagcagggggcgccatcaGATTACGATTGAAATTGAAAACGAGACCAGTTAAAGTTTGAGCAAACTTTAATCACGACATAGTGCAATAATTTAACATTCTATCTTCAATCATTGCCCAGGTTAAGacatatatttaaataatttgtTCGACTGAATAATTCAAGTATCGCAGCTGAGGTCAAAGAAACGCCGTCGCCGACTGTGCATTATCAGGTTGAACAAAAGATTTAAAAGCTATTTCTCAAGGTTAATGCAAATCTGTGTTATCGAATTTAGGGGTGCGTCGTGCCTTTATGTGCACCATTTGAATGTTAGCAATCAGAAGGCATCATGTTCATCATGGGGTTGTAATTACTATAACATTAGTGATGATGCAGTTTAAAATCATTCAAAAATAAAGATGTTTCAGCAAGTGCTTGTGTACAACTGATCTTTTCTACAATTTCAAGCACCCACTGTGGGCTTTTTTGTTAATTAATGGAAGTCAGGCCGTTTTCTTTACAGCGTACCCAACGTGAGGTACtaatcagtgtttttctttatgcACAATCTGTAGTTGTGCATTTTCTTTCCTGAAACCCACAGGACCTTGTTGTTGGAGCCGACCTGTTCACCTCCCCTGTCGGTCACCCAGCACGCTTAGTTTATGGTTCACATCGGCGTCTCCACGCCCAATGATTGACAGGTGAAAATGTGAGCTTGGATTCCTGCCCGGCAACGCTGCTGTCAGCGAGTCTAAAACTCATTAACGAAATTACACCGCGCGCTAAATACTCTAAATAACTTTCTCATTTGCTGTGTGTGAAAAAACTGCCCCGCCGCCATTATTAAAGGTCCTGCGTAGATCAGTACGCGTGGTTCCGAGTGAGGACGTTGAAGTTTACAGCCGTCACCACCTCGGACGCAAAAACCAATCCCTGAGTGTTGCTACGGCACTGAAGAGTTGCACCGTTTGGAGTGCTCACTAAAACTAAAATCATTTTCTCGTCCCTTCCTGCCACctgagcaggtgcagcagctACGCCGCCGACTCACAGCGCCGGGCGTCACGTCGGCGCGTGCGGCGTTAGACTGCCTTCGTGCTCGTCCGGCTGTTCATCTGTTCCATCTCCGAACGGACGCCCTCGCCGGCGTCTTTTACGGGACGTCCTTGGGGGGGCGGcgggtcctgacaggagaaatAGTGGGGCAGGGTGGTAATGATGGCGATGCCGAGGATGGGGAACGTCCCGGCCACGATGAAGGAAGCCACGTAGTTGCCCGTGACGTCTTTGAGGTACCctgaagaggagaaaggggagcgTCAGTGTTCTCCCACGCTGGGTTTGGAGAGGGGCAATAAAATAAGACGACAAATTTATCTTCACGGTGTGGAGAAAGGCCGGCGTGTTGCGCAACGTCTTGAGTGGAGACACTGTGTACTGAAGGGTAATAAGTTTTAACTGGCTGAGCGTTTTCTCATTAATGTGTGACTGTTTTTGGCTGTATTTCAACTTTACGTCATCGAAAGTGACCTCCAGTCACGGACATGTCGGAAAATATGGGCCAGCTTTTTGGTCGCCGTGGAAACCAGGCTCTCGAACGGCGAACCTTTTCCGCAATGCGGTTTAACGGCTTCACGGAGAAGTTCCGATGTCCTACCTGACAGAGGTGTCCCCAGCAGCCCTGCGACACTCTCGATGAGCATCAGCAAGCCGAGCGCCCCCATCGTGCGCTCTGCCCCCACGATGTTGGGCACCACGGCGAAGACCACAGAGGTCAACGCCCCGGAGCAGAAGCCGTACAGGAGGCTGGTGACCATCAGCGCCGGGTAGGAGCCATTCAGGGAGCTGACGGGcagcaggatgatgaagatCCCTGCCAGCATCACCCACAGGCTCAGCACGTGGATGAGCCGCAAAAGACGCAGGTCCGAGAACCAGCCCGAGACCACGCGTCCAAGGATGTCTGACATGCCGGCGGCCGACATGACAAAAGCGGCCTGGTACTGCGAGAACCCAGCCTGGCGTCCGTGGGCCACCAGGTGGAAGTACGGCACAAAGTAGCCGACGTTGATGAAAGTGATGCCCATCACGTAGGTGACGTACGGCCTCTCCAAGAGCAGCGGCAGCTCCAGGTGGGACGAGACTCTCTGGAACCAGGAGGGACACCTCTGGCTGCTGGTCGGGTTCTGCTGCAGAGAGGGAACAGGAAATGTTCAACGCTCCAAACGCTGCCAAAGCCCCCGACAACGAGGGCGTCTCTCACCTCTACGGGCGCTTCAGAGCGACGCCTGGGGCGGATCAGCGCGCCGCAGGGCACCAAGTTCAGGCTGAGACCCCCCAGGATGAGGATGGCCCCCCGCCAGGTGTActtctccaccagcagctggaagagaggGTTAAAAGCGAAGGAGGAGAGTCCGACACTGGACAGAGAGATACCCAGCGCCAGGGTCCGCCGGCGGGTGAAGTGGGCCATGACAGTTGCCAGCATGGGGGTGAACACCAGCCCCCAGCCCAGACCTGGAGTAACAGTAAAAGCAAAGGGGGGGGTCACTACCTTCTTTAGAGCTGGCTAATAATAAACTCGGTAACCAAACGCGACCTTTCACCTGAAATGACTCCCATAGTGAGGTAGAGGTGAACGAGCGAGGTAGCCTGAGAGGCGCATATGAGTCCGAGCCCGGCGAGACAGCCTCCGGTCATCACCACCACCCGGGTTTCATACGCGTTGGAGAGCGCCGAGCCCAAAGGGCCTGCAAAGCACACGCAGAGGCAGAGCTCCAGGACGGGGGTTCACAGACGGACGCGTCCATCCAGCCGACCCGAGCCCACAGGAGCCGCAACTTACTGATGAACTGCTGCGTCGCCAGACCGATGGAGGAGATCCAGGAGATGGACTGGGCGCTCTCGTCGAAGTACTGCACAAACTCCACGAAGAAGATCCCCGAGCTGCGCATCAGGCCGAACACGAGGCTGTTGCACACGAACAGGGCGCCGACCAGCACCCAGCCCAGCCCCCGTCCGGGCCCTCGGGCGCGGGGACCTTTTTGGCCTCCATGACTGCGGCGGGGTCGGACACAGAAACACGAGCGTGACGTTGGGCTGCAGGGCTTCATCCAAACTTGAGACTTGTCAAACAAGTCAGACCTGAAACTACAGAAAAGGTCACCATGTCGGTGTAAACACGAAAGGCTCGCGTCGCCCCCGCGGTCGagtttaaaacaacaaagttaATTTGGTCTCTGCAGGTCAGCGCGGCCTCAGGGCGCCTTATCACATCTGGGCAGCAGATGTGGGCGAGAGACGACAGATGAATCATTAAACCGTCTCCGATTAAACTGCACGGAGGGAAAACGGCCGCTTGTTTGTGTTTACGCATCAGCGTTGGCCCGTTTCTGCAGCACCTgcgtcacctttgaccccgtctCCGCCGCAGGAAGTTCTCTCTCTGGAACtcaaaacaaaactgcacaTGGGCACTCTTAAGGGAAACCTGCCTAAAGGCTGTTAAATACTACCTATCTGGTACACGCAGATGG contains:
- the slc16a13 gene encoding monocarboxylate transporter 13 isoform X1, whose amino-acid sequence is MTLDHAALQQKLTEGSGFRSDLFDKSQVWMKPCSPTSRSCFCVRPRRSHGGQKGPRARGPGRGLGWVLVGALFVCNSLVFGLMRSSGIFFVEFVQYFDESAQSISWISSIGLATQQFISPLGSALSNAYETRVVVMTGGCLAGLGLICASQATSLVHLYLTMGVISGLGWGLVFTPMLATVMAHFTRRRTLALGISLSSVGLSSFAFNPLFQLLVEKYTWRGAILILGGLSLNLVPCGALIRPRRRSEAPVEQNPTSSQRCPSWFQRVSSHLELPLLLERPYVTYVMGITFINVGYFVPYFHLVAHGRQAGFSQYQAAFVMSAAGMSDILGRVVSGWFSDLRLLRLIHVLSLWVMLAGIFIILLPVSSLNGSYPALMVTSLLYGFCSGALTSVVFAVVPNIVGAERTMGALGLLMLIESVAGLLGTPLSGYLKDVTGNYVASFIVAGTFPILGIAIITTLPHYFSCQDPPPPQGRPVKDAGEGVRSEMEQMNSRTSTKAV
- the slc16a13 gene encoding monocarboxylate transporter 13 isoform X3; translation: MKPCSPTSRSCFCVRPRRSHGGQKGPRARGPGRGLGWVLVGALFVCNSLVFGLMRSSGIFFVEFVQYFDESAQSISWISSIGLATQQFISPLGSALSNAYETRVVVMTGGCLAGLGLICASQATSLVHLYLTMGVISGLGWGLVFTPMLATVMAHFTRRRTLALGISLSSVGLSSFAFNPLFQLLVEKYTWRGAILILGGLSLNLVPCGALIRPRRRSEAPVEQNPTSSQRCPSWFQRVSSHLELPLLLERPYVTYVMGITFINVGYFVPYFHLVAHGRQAGFSQYQAAFVMSAAGMSDILGRVVSGWFSDLRLLRLIHVLSLWVMLAGIFIILLPVSSLNGSYPALMVTSLLYGFCSGALTSVVFAVVPNIVGAERTMGALGLLMLIESVAGLLGTPLSGYLKDVTGNYVASFIVAGTFPILGIAIITTLPHYFSCQDPPPPQGRPVKDAGEGVRSEMEQMNSRTSTKAV
- the slc16a13 gene encoding monocarboxylate transporter 13 isoform X2, translating into MTLDHAALQQKLTEGSGFRSDLFDKSQVWMKPCSPTSRSCFCVRPRRSHGGQKGPRARGPGRGLGWVLVGALFVCNSLVFGLMRSSGIFFVEFVQYFDESAQSISWISSIGLATQQFISPLGSALSNAYETRVVVMTGGCLAGLGLICASQATSLVHLYLTMGVISGLGWGLVFTPMLATVMAHFTRRRTLALGISLSSVGLSSFAFNPLFQLLVEKYTWRGAILILGGLSLNLVPCGALIRPRRRSEAPVENPTSSQRCPSWFQRVSSHLELPLLLERPYVTYVMGITFINVGYFVPYFHLVAHGRQAGFSQYQAAFVMSAAGMSDILGRVVSGWFSDLRLLRLIHVLSLWVMLAGIFIILLPVSSLNGSYPALMVTSLLYGFCSGALTSVVFAVVPNIVGAERTMGALGLLMLIESVAGLLGTPLSGYLKDVTGNYVASFIVAGTFPILGIAIITTLPHYFSCQDPPPPQGRPVKDAGEGVRSEMEQMNSRTSTKAV
- the acap1 gene encoding arf-GAP with coiled-coil, ANK repeat and PH domain-containing protein 1, whose protein sequence is MTVKLDFEECLKDSPRFRAEIEEVQNHVSELETRLEKLVKQCQAMVEAGRVYCQTSKSFATGLQELGHHCSGDAVMEGCLEKFSTKLSVILKGQGELMETTQSVKTKLQSFVKEDVRRFKEVRKEFERRSECLEGAQARNAQAPRGKQHEVEEASNALLNARRAFRSEALDYVLQINVIEAKKRTDILMAMLSLMEAQAQFFQHGHQSLSELDLYRQTLSEEHTQLVLNSAREKRDMEQRHAAIKKKDISYDDTIMDFNADAANGIAMEGYLYKRASNAFKTWNRRWFSIQKNQLVYQKKFKDQLTVVVEDLRLCTVKNSTENERRFCFEVVSPSKCCLLQADSERQQQAWITAVQSSIASAFQEHREDSHSPRQRCSSVSASSLGGAAGAGGGADQESEGRKALEEVQAIPGNKQCCDCGEPGPDWASINLGITLCIVCSGIHRSLGVHFSKVRSLTLDSWEPELVKLMCELGNAVINRIYEARIEEMTIKKPHPSSPRGEKESWIRSKYVEKKFIQKLPETGRNVLLLRRSSARRKRNTSPERTVQKPPLKPKPTRATLPRVTGLSLSDLVQKNHAGAHKEAEEPDEDLSGLHPGALLYRSAALQNFPVMADALAHGADVNWVNASEESSTPLIQAVSVNALAACEFLLQNGAHVNQADSNGRGPLHHATILGHTGLVCLFLKRGADYNAKDKNQKDPITIAVDNANADIVTLLRIAKMNKEMREMDGAFGQSGDETYQDIFRDFSHMASNNPEKLKRRSADIRSERRRRSASGFTRAA